In one Planctomycetia bacterium genomic region, the following are encoded:
- the gatA gene encoding Asp-tRNA(Asn)/Glu-tRNA(Gln) amidotransferase subunit GatA: MSLTELSAAELLQQLRSGEVSATDAAQACLARIDQVNERVNAMIRVDHAKVLADAGKVDEKRAAGKSIGALAGLPVVVKDLLCTQGEPTTCGSRMLRNFSPPYDATAVAKLRAADGVILGKANLDEFAMGGSTESSIFGPTRNPWDTTRVAGGSSGGSAAAIAASLAPLAIGTDTGGSIRQPAGLCGITGLKPTYGRISRYGLIAFASSLDQIGPMAHSAEDCALLLEVLAGHDPRDATSVDRPVPKYRELLNTSLKGLKLGVVKEHFGEGLNEEVAAAVEQAIDAYRSLGAEIRDVALPHGKYGVATYYVIAPSEASSNLARYDGVHYGYRADEGQLLAELDAERKQLLAAGNKRAAEHLDTALVRMYRKSRSEGFGPEVKRRIMLGTYALSAGYYDAYYVKALKVRRLIRQDFDRAFEQVDLIVGPVTPSTAFKIGEKTNDPLAMYREDLYTVTANLAGIAGIAFPCGQSKSGLPIGVQLQSPPFQEETLLRAAHQFQQATDWHQRRPKL; this comes from the coding sequence GTGTCGCTGACGGAATTATCCGCCGCCGAACTGCTCCAGCAACTCAGGAGCGGCGAAGTCTCCGCGACCGACGCCGCCCAAGCCTGCCTCGCGCGCATTGACCAGGTGAACGAGCGCGTCAACGCGATGATCCGCGTGGATCACGCCAAAGTGCTGGCGGACGCGGGTAAGGTCGACGAAAAGCGCGCCGCGGGAAAATCGATCGGCGCCTTGGCCGGCCTGCCGGTTGTGGTCAAGGATTTGCTCTGCACCCAGGGTGAGCCCACCACCTGCGGGTCGCGGATGTTGCGGAATTTTTCGCCTCCTTACGACGCGACGGCCGTCGCCAAACTCCGTGCGGCCGACGGCGTGATTCTTGGCAAGGCAAACCTCGACGAATTCGCGATGGGCGGTTCGACCGAGTCGTCGATTTTTGGGCCCACGCGCAATCCTTGGGACACAACCCGTGTCGCCGGCGGAAGCAGCGGCGGTTCGGCGGCAGCTATCGCGGCCTCGCTGGCGCCGCTGGCAATCGGCACCGACACCGGCGGTTCCATTCGGCAACCCGCGGGATTGTGCGGCATCACGGGACTCAAACCAACTTACGGGCGCATCAGCCGCTATGGGCTGATCGCCTTCGCCAGCAGCCTCGACCAGATCGGTCCGATGGCGCATTCGGCGGAAGATTGCGCGCTGTTGCTGGAGGTGCTCGCCGGACACGATCCGCGCGACGCCACGAGCGTCGATCGGCCGGTGCCTAAGTATCGGGAATTGTTGAACACTTCGCTCAAAGGGTTGAAGCTCGGCGTCGTCAAGGAACACTTCGGCGAAGGCTTGAACGAGGAAGTCGCCGCCGCGGTCGAGCAGGCCATCGACGCGTATCGCTCGCTTGGCGCGGAGATTCGCGATGTCGCATTGCCGCACGGGAAGTATGGCGTGGCGACGTACTATGTCATCGCCCCCAGCGAGGCTTCCAGCAATCTCGCCCGCTACGATGGCGTTCACTACGGCTATCGCGCCGATGAGGGACAACTACTAGCGGAACTCGACGCGGAGCGCAAGCAACTCCTCGCCGCCGGTAACAAGCGCGCGGCGGAGCATCTTGATACCGCGCTCGTGCGAATGTATCGGAAATCGCGCAGCGAAGGTTTCGGACCCGAAGTCAAACGGCGGATCATGCTCGGCACGTACGCGTTGAGCGCCGGGTACTACGACGCTTACTACGTGAAGGCGCTCAAAGTCCGGCGATTGATCCGCCAGGATTTCGATCGCGCCTTTGAGCAAGTCGACCTGATCGTCGGCCCGGTTACGCCGTCGACCGCCTTTAAGATCGGCGAGAAGACGAACGATCCGCTCGCCATGTACCGCGAGGATTTGTACACGGTCACGGCCAACCTGGCAGGCATCGCCGGCATCGCCTTCCCATGCGGGCAGAGTAAGTCAGGGCTACCGATCGGCGTGCAGTTGCAATCGCCGCCATTTCAGGAAGAAACGCTGCTGCGGGCAGCGCATCAATTCCAGCAGGCGACAGACTGGCACCAGCGGCGACCGAAGCTTTAG
- a CDS encoding potassium channel family protein: MLILLVLLDGFESTVLPRRITRRWRPTRLYFQSTWRLWRRAAALLPAGRYRENALGVFGPLALLGLFGVWIFTLILGFASIHRGLATLSAGSDFRDYLYMSGETIFTLGYGDVTPDSFSGKFLAVIEAGLGFGFMAVIIGYLPVLYQSFSRREQTIALLDGRAGSPPTAAEFVRRLGVKGACGELERILPEWELWCAELLESHLSFPVLGFYRSQHDNQSWLATLATILDVSALLVITGGDEYRRRAELTFAMARHASVDLCLVLWLPPGNDPAERLTATEAQQLFALRSQGDLSPEHLERLNELRALYEPFLQALADFFRFRLPGFVPDRAMPDNWQTSPWSRRAPGITDLANIGADEASHFG, translated from the coding sequence ATGCTGATCCTGCTGGTGTTGTTGGACGGCTTCGAAAGCACCGTGCTGCCGCGACGGATCACGCGCCGCTGGCGACCCACGCGACTGTATTTTCAATCGACCTGGCGCCTCTGGCGGCGCGCAGCGGCGCTGCTTCCGGCCGGACGTTATCGCGAGAATGCGCTGGGCGTCTTCGGTCCGCTGGCTCTGCTGGGCCTGTTCGGCGTTTGGATTTTCACGCTGATCCTGGGCTTCGCGTCGATTCACCGAGGCCTGGCGACGCTCTCGGCGGGGAGCGACTTCCGCGACTACCTTTACATGAGCGGCGAAACCATCTTCACGCTCGGCTATGGCGATGTGACGCCCGATTCGTTTTCCGGTAAGTTCCTGGCGGTCATCGAAGCCGGCCTCGGTTTCGGTTTCATGGCCGTGATCATTGGCTACTTGCCTGTGCTCTATCAGTCGTTTTCGCGCCGCGAGCAGACGATCGCGCTCCTCGACGGGCGGGCAGGCTCTCCGCCGACCGCGGCGGAATTTGTGCGGCGCTTGGGCGTCAAAGGGGCGTGCGGCGAACTGGAACGCATTCTTCCGGAATGGGAACTTTGGTGCGCCGAGCTGCTGGAAAGCCATCTTTCGTTTCCCGTGTTGGGCTTCTATCGCTCGCAGCACGACAATCAGTCCTGGCTGGCGACTTTGGCGACGATTCTCGACGTCTCCGCGCTGCTGGTCATTACCGGCGGCGACGAGTATCGAAGGCGCGCCGAGCTCACCTTTGCGATGGCGCGCCATGCCAGCGTCGACCTTTGCCTGGTGCTCTGGCTGCCGCCGGGCAACGACCCAGCGGAGCGTTTGACCGCGACCGAAGCGCAACAACTCTTCGCGTTACGATCGCAGGGCGATCTCTCGCCCGAGCATCTCGAGCGATTGAACGAGCTGCGTGCGCTGTACGAGCCGTTTCTCCAAGCGCTGGCGGACTTCTTCCGTTTTCGCTTGCCCGGCTTTGTCCCGGATCGCGCTATGCCTGACAACTGGCAGACCAGCCCGTGGTCGCGGCGGGCGCCCGGCATCACGGACCTGGCAAACATCGGCGCCGACGAAGCCAGTCATTTCGGCTAG
- the gatC gene encoding Asp-tRNA(Asn)/Glu-tRNA(Gln) amidotransferase subunit GatC: MGLTRQDVEKVALLARLRLSAEELDALTEQLSKVVGYVEQLGELDTEGVAPMAHAVEVTNVFRDDAVQPSLAREQALASAPHHDGACFLVPAVLGD; the protein is encoded by the coding sequence ATGGGTCTCACGCGCCAAGATGTCGAAAAAGTCGCCCTATTAGCGCGGCTGCGCCTGTCTGCGGAAGAATTAGACGCCCTGACGGAGCAGCTTTCCAAGGTCGTCGGCTATGTCGAGCAACTTGGCGAGTTGGACACCGAGGGGGTCGCCCCGATGGCCCACGCGGTGGAAGTGACGAACGTCTTTCGCGATGACGCCGTTCAACCGTCGCTGGCGCGCGAACAGGCTTTGGCTTCGGCCCCGCATCATGACGGCGCGTGTTTTCTCGTCCCCGCAGTGCTAGGGGATTGA
- the rpmB gene encoding 50S ribosomal protein L28: MARQCDICGRGPQTGNQVTIRGKAKYLGGVGTKVTGISRRQFKPNLQRVKITVGGGNRTVICCTRCLRSGTVRKAVKAAPFRLPGEAGGAKVAAAAK, encoded by the coding sequence ATGGCTCGCCAATGTGATATCTGCGGACGGGGTCCCCAAACCGGCAACCAAGTGACGATTCGCGGTAAGGCGAAGTACTTGGGGGGCGTCGGTACCAAGGTCACCGGCATTAGCCGCCGCCAGTTCAAGCCGAACCTGCAACGGGTGAAAATCACTGTCGGCGGCGGGAATCGGACCGTGATCTGCTGCACGCGTTGCCTGCGCAGCGGGACCGTACGGAAGGCCGTCAAAGCGGCTCCGTTCCGGCTGCCGGGCGAGGCTGGCGGCGCGAAGGTCGCGGCCGCGGCCAAGTAG
- the gatB gene encoding Asp-tRNA(Asn)/Glu-tRNA(Gln) amidotransferase subunit GatB: protein MILHSSFPLSPYTVIIGLEVHVQLATESKLFCGCSTEFGAAPNTQICPVCLGMPGALPVMNRKAFELSLRTAAAINCQLARFTKWDRKQYYYPDLPKGYQISQFDLPFSHDGWLEISDPKGKFEPKRVGIIRAHLEEDAGKSMHDERAGVADSQIDLNRTGTPLLEIVSQPDMRSPAEAKAFLSELKLLLTYLGVSDCNMQEGSLRVDGNINLHIDTPDGKVATPIVEIKNMNSFRAVERALAYEAERLYEVWQETGQKLGDVPKQTRGWDDAANVTRGQRHKEESSDYRYFPDPDLAPVTVTDAQVEQVLASLGELPATLRTRLETEFGLSPYDSDVLVNQGRALVDYFLHVASATGDGKLASNWLQQDVLRMLNERNWDIAAFPVTAPALVVLLKKVQAGELITSRAREVLQAMIDTGRSADEVMREKGIEQVDESELVALCQELVAANPKVAEDFKAGKMQAIGSLVGQAKKKNPNVNPGRVRELLIEALGKL from the coding sequence ATCATTCTGCATTCATCATTTCCCTTGTCCCCCTACACCGTCATCATCGGCCTTGAGGTTCACGTGCAGTTGGCCACGGAGAGTAAGCTCTTCTGTGGTTGCAGCACGGAGTTCGGCGCTGCGCCGAATACGCAGATCTGTCCGGTGTGCCTGGGCATGCCGGGGGCGTTGCCGGTGATGAATCGAAAGGCCTTTGAGTTATCGCTGCGCACGGCGGCGGCGATCAACTGTCAGCTCGCGCGGTTCACCAAGTGGGACCGCAAGCAGTACTACTATCCCGACTTACCGAAGGGTTATCAGATCAGTCAATTCGATCTGCCCTTCAGCCACGACGGCTGGCTGGAGATCAGCGATCCGAAAGGCAAGTTCGAGCCGAAACGCGTCGGCATCATCCGCGCGCATCTGGAAGAAGACGCCGGCAAGAGCATGCACGACGAACGGGCCGGCGTGGCGGATAGTCAGATCGATTTGAACCGCACGGGCACGCCGCTGCTGGAAATCGTCTCGCAGCCGGATATGCGTTCGCCAGCCGAAGCGAAAGCGTTTCTGTCGGAGTTGAAATTGCTGCTGACGTATCTGGGCGTCTCCGATTGCAACATGCAGGAAGGGAGCCTCCGCGTCGACGGCAACATCAACCTGCACATCGATACGCCGGACGGCAAAGTGGCGACGCCGATCGTCGAAATCAAGAACATGAACAGTTTTCGAGCCGTCGAACGGGCGTTGGCCTATGAGGCGGAACGCCTGTATGAGGTCTGGCAAGAGACGGGCCAGAAACTCGGCGACGTGCCGAAGCAAACTCGCGGCTGGGACGACGCCGCGAATGTCACGCGCGGACAGCGGCACAAAGAAGAATCGAGCGATTACCGCTATTTTCCGGACCCGGATTTGGCGCCCGTCACAGTGACGGATGCGCAAGTGGAGCAAGTGCTCGCCTCGTTGGGTGAACTACCGGCGACGCTAAGAACGCGGCTGGAAACCGAGTTCGGCCTCAGCCCCTACGACAGCGATGTGCTGGTGAACCAGGGGCGTGCGCTGGTCGATTATTTCCTGCACGTCGCGTCCGCCACCGGTGATGGCAAGTTGGCCAGCAATTGGCTGCAACAAGACGTGTTGCGCATGCTGAATGAACGGAATTGGGACATCGCGGCATTTCCGGTGACCGCGCCGGCGCTAGTGGTGTTGTTGAAAAAAGTGCAGGCTGGCGAATTGATCACAAGTCGCGCGCGTGAAGTGTTGCAGGCGATGATCGATACAGGACGCTCCGCCGACGAAGTGATGCGCGAAAAGGGGATCGAGCAGGTCGATGAATCGGAACTCGTCGCCCTCTGTCAGGAGTTGGTCGCGGCGAATCCCAAAGTGGCCGAGGATTTCAAGGCCGGCAAGATGCAAGCGATTGGTTCACTCGTAGGGCAGGCGAAGAAGAAGAACCCCAACGTCAATCCAGGCCGGGTGCGCGAGTTGCTGATTGAGGCGCTTGGCAAACTGTAG